A part of Rhopalosiphum maidis isolate BTI-1 chromosome 3, ASM367621v3, whole genome shotgun sequence genomic DNA contains:
- the LOC113558567 gene encoding angiotensin-converting enzyme-like isoform X2 codes for MWTRISDPIIQRQLKILALKGQSNIPDSKLNQMHSILNEMKDIYAKAKICPFNYRLTSYCELSLEPDLVRVMANSRDFEELLYTWRSWRDNIGHEIRPKYIKYMELVNEAAISIGFEDAGQQQIAMYEDANFKAKLDNLWTAIEPIYKHLHSYVRRKLVSHYGKRRVRVDGPIPAHLLGNMWAQNWKNIIDLVIPFPKKRRIDVSGEMLRQGYTPLKMFQISEEFFTSLGLKAMPVEFWHNSILEKPTNRPVSCKASAWDFCNKYDYRIKQCTEVTMDDLFSTHHEMAHIQYYLHYSDQPLMFKEGANPGFHEALSDAVILSVSTPRHLHRIGLLNNITDDYEDQIDFLMEMALDKIAYLPFAYSVDLWRWSVFSKGIQNLNARWWDLKLLYQGIIPPIARDENDFDPSSKYHVIADTPYIKFFISIILQFQIHEALCTAAGHIGPLHTCDIYRSREAGRILSEIMSMGYSKPWPQVIKILTGGRTSEIDARPLIEYFKPLTHWLINENKAERIGWSRLNEDIALFEPLSKASNCDSVDKYLIIFVIFNIVKNVYH; via the exons ATGTGGACTCGTATATCTGATCCTATTATACAAAGACAACTCAAAATTTTGGCACTGAAAGGCCAATCAAATATACCAGATTCAAAACTAAAtcag AtgcattcaattttaaatgaaatgaaaGATATTTATGCTAAAGCGAAAATATGTCCATTCAATTATAGATTGACATCGTATTGTGAACTAAGTCTTGAACCag atTTAGTAAGAGTAATGGCTAACTCAAGAGATTTTGAAGAACTATTGTATACCTGGCGTTCATGGAGAGATAATATTGGACATGAGATTCGacctaaatacataaaatacatggaattggTTAACGAAGCTGCAATATCAATAG GGTTTGAAGACGCAGGTCAGCAACAAATTGCAATGTATGAAGATGCAAATTTTAAAGCAAAACTTGACAATTTGTGGACAGCCATAGAGCCGATTTATAAACATCTTCACTCTTACGTACGGCGAAAATTAGTTTCTCACTATGGTAAACGCAGGGTTCGAGTCGATGGACCAATTCCAGCACATTTACTAG GTAACATGTGGGCACAGAactggaaaaatataatagacttAGTGATTCCATTTCCGAAGAAAAGACGTATTGATGTTTCCGGTGAAATGTTACGTCAAGGATACACGCCTTTAAA gaTGTTTCAAATTTCTGAAGAATTTTTCACATCACTTGGATTGAAAGCGATGCCAGTGGAATTTTGGCATAATTCAATTTTGGAAAAGCCAACAAATAGGCCAGTATCGTGCAAAGCATCTGCTTgggatttttgtaataaatatgattacag aataaaacaatGCACTGAAGTTACAATGGATGATCTGTTCTCGACACATCATGAAATGGctcatattcaatattatctcCATTATTCTGATCAGCCACTGATGTTTAAAGAAGGAGCGAATCCTG gCTTTCACGAAGCTTTGAGTGACGCAGTTATTCTTTCTGTCTCCACACCACGGCATTTGCACAGGATTGgactattaaataacataactgACGATTATG AAGATCAAATAGACTTCTTAATGGAAATGGCTTTAGACAAAATTGCTTATCTACCTTTTGCCTATTCAGTTGATTTG tgGCGATGGAGTGTTTTTTCAAAAggcatacaaaatttaaatgctcGTTGGtgggatttaaaattattgtatcaaGGAATCATTCCACCGATAGCCAGGGATGAAAACGATTTTGATCCAAGTTCTAAGTATCATGTGATTGCTGATACTCCTTATATAAA aTTTTTCATTAGTATAATACTTCAGTTTCAAATACACGAAGCCTTGTGTACAGCAGCAGGACATATTGGTCCATTACATACTTGTGACATATACCGCTCAAGAGAGGCTGGTCGGATATTAAG tgAAATAATGTCAATGGGTTATTCAAAACCATGGCCACAAGTTATTAAAATCCTTACTGGAGGAAGAACGAGTGAAATTGATGCACGGCCActgattgaatattttaaaccacTCACGCACTggttaattaatgaaaataaagcgGAACGAATAGGATGGTCTAGATTAAATGAAgacatag CACTATTCGAGCCCTTGTCGAAGGCTAGCAATTGCGATTCAGTCgacaaatacttaattatattcgtgatttttaatatagtaaaaaatgtataccattaa